A region from the Leptospira dzoumogneensis genome encodes:
- a CDS encoding acyl-CoA dehydrogenase family protein: MDLSIPKELDGIRAKAKAFVDEVAIPAEDHYDYDHGRMPETIVQKLREEAKKRGLWTAHLPKSEGGLGLDLVGTALVFSELGRSPIAPYLCNCDAPDEGNMHLLHLAANEEQKKKYYHPLVEGKIRSGFAMTEPPPGAGSDPTTLSTNAEKDGDHYILNGHKWYCTGANGAAFLIVMSKVNDSFRRTSMFLVPTDAPGYTMVQEIGVLGSHGPGGHCELKFENVKVHESQVLGKIGEGFRLSQERLGPARLTHCMRWIGLARRSMEIAREYAIKRELFGGKLSDHQGIQWMFAESSLEIESGFLLTLKAADILRKGGDARQAVSLAKWQVSETLNKCIDRAIQICGSHGFSRYLKLELFYRDARAARIADGPTETHKMVIGRNLISGKENF, encoded by the coding sequence ATGGATTTATCCATACCAAAAGAATTAGACGGAATTAGAGCAAAAGCAAAGGCATTCGTGGATGAGGTCGCCATCCCCGCAGAAGATCATTACGATTACGATCATGGCAGAATGCCTGAGACCATCGTTCAAAAATTAAGAGAAGAAGCCAAAAAAAGAGGATTATGGACCGCTCATCTTCCCAAGTCGGAAGGTGGACTCGGTTTGGACTTAGTCGGAACTGCACTTGTATTCAGCGAGTTGGGACGTTCTCCAATCGCTCCTTATCTTTGTAACTGCGACGCTCCGGACGAAGGGAATATGCACCTTCTTCATTTAGCTGCGAACGAAGAACAAAAGAAGAAGTATTATCATCCTCTTGTGGAGGGAAAGATCCGCTCCGGGTTTGCAATGACCGAACCTCCTCCTGGTGCCGGCTCGGATCCTACTACTCTTTCGACTAACGCGGAGAAGGACGGGGACCATTATATTCTGAACGGTCATAAATGGTACTGCACCGGTGCAAATGGGGCTGCCTTCTTGATAGTGATGTCCAAGGTAAATGATAGTTTCAGAAGAACTTCTATGTTCCTAGTTCCTACTGATGCACCAGGATACACAATGGTGCAAGAAATAGGAGTTTTAGGTTCACACGGTCCAGGCGGTCACTGCGAATTAAAATTTGAAAACGTAAAAGTACATGAGTCCCAAGTACTCGGAAAAATCGGAGAAGGTTTTAGACTTTCCCAAGAAAGATTAGGACCAGCAAGACTTACACATTGTATGAGATGGATAGGACTTGCCAGAAGATCCATGGAGATCGCAAGAGAATACGCGATCAAAAGGGAATTATTCGGCGGAAAATTATCGGATCACCAAGGTATCCAATGGATGTTTGCGGAATCTTCATTGGAAATAGAGTCCGGCTTTTTACTTACATTAAAAGCAGCCGACATTCTTCGTAAAGGTGGAGACGCAAGACAAGCTGTCTCTTTGGCTAAATGGCAGGTGAGTGAAACATTGAACAAATGTATAGACAGAGCCATTCAGATCTGCGGTTCTCATGGTTTCAGCCGCTATCTTAAATTAGAATTATTTTATAGAGATGCGAGGGCCGCGAGGATCGCAGACGGTCCTACCGAAACTCATAAGATGGTGATCGGCAGGAATTTAATATCCGGAAAGGAGAACTTCTGA
- a CDS encoding phosphotransferase family protein, with amino-acid sequence MKDSELKERLESYLGKRLQGTVEIANMVSLSGGACQENFSADIKVNGGPESGQYQTVYRTDKGAALLASLSRIDEFKVCRMAFEAGVKTPEPFWLESDNSVTGNPFYFMKRIQGKATGRFVVKDPSLNKVRKQITQELAENLASIHSVTPEKCKDEKLKEVLNLGQHVSGKTVAQGSVQALRSQLGSMDGAYPAMEIILNWLEKNAPESDSVVLIHGDFRTGNFMVNSEGLQGIVDWEFAHWGDRHEDLTWLCMRDWRFGKLNKEAGGFADRSEFYEIYEKASGVKLDPIKIRYWEVMGNLRWAIGCIGQAERHLSGKDKGIELASIGRRACEMEYEAMRLIEESVK; translated from the coding sequence GTGAAAGATTCCGAATTGAAGGAAAGGCTGGAATCATATTTAGGAAAAAGGCTCCAAGGAACGGTAGAAATCGCTAATATGGTTTCTCTTTCGGGAGGAGCCTGCCAGGAAAATTTTTCCGCTGATATCAAGGTGAATGGCGGTCCTGAATCCGGCCAATACCAAACTGTATATCGAACTGATAAAGGAGCAGCTTTACTCGCTTCTTTGTCTAGGATAGATGAGTTTAAAGTTTGTAGAATGGCTTTCGAAGCGGGAGTTAAAACTCCCGAACCGTTTTGGCTGGAGTCCGATAACTCGGTCACCGGTAATCCATTCTACTTTATGAAAAGGATCCAAGGTAAGGCGACCGGAAGATTCGTAGTAAAAGATCCAAGTTTAAACAAGGTCCGTAAACAGATCACACAAGAGCTTGCGGAAAATCTTGCAAGTATCCATTCAGTCACACCTGAGAAGTGTAAGGATGAAAAACTAAAAGAAGTTCTGAATCTTGGACAACATGTGAGCGGCAAAACGGTGGCTCAAGGTTCCGTCCAAGCGTTACGTTCTCAATTGGGATCCATGGATGGAGCTTACCCGGCCATGGAAATCATTTTGAATTGGTTAGAGAAGAATGCTCCTGAAAGCGATTCTGTTGTTCTCATCCACGGAGATTTTAGAACGGGGAACTTCATGGTGAATTCGGAAGGTCTGCAAGGAATTGTGGATTGGGAATTCGCACATTGGGGCGATCGTCACGAAGATCTGACTTGGTTATGTATGAGGGATTGGAGATTCGGAAAACTGAATAAAGAAGCAGGCGGCTTTGCGGATCGTTCCGAGTTCTATGAGATCTACGAAAAGGCCTCCGGTGTAAAACTAGATCCTATCAAGATCAGATACTGGGAAGTGATGGGAAATCTTCGTTGGGCAATCGGTTGTATCGGCCAAGCAGAACGCCATCTTTCCGGAAAAGATAAAGGAATAGAACTCGCGTCCATAGGAAGAAGGGCCTGTGAGATGGAATACGAGGCAATGAGACTCATAGAAGAGTCCGTAAAATAA
- a CDS encoding DUF6285 domain-containing protein, with protein MQDKPSATELLEAIQDFLMKEVLPEFRDKDLLAYKTLVSWNMLGVISREIRSGEELLDKELTRLSSLLKKKSEFPKTWNEKKNLTSSWNEELRDIIRREKKSLEDTEYWKHIKESVIEKVEIVNPRFTTES; from the coding sequence ATGCAGGATAAACCAAGCGCCACGGAATTATTGGAAGCAATTCAGGATTTTCTAATGAAGGAAGTCCTACCTGAGTTCAGGGATAAGGACCTTCTCGCGTATAAAACATTAGTGAGTTGGAATATGCTGGGAGTGATCTCCAGAGAAATACGTTCCGGAGAAGAATTATTGGACAAAGAACTTACCAGACTTTCTTCTTTACTCAAAAAAAAATCGGAGTTTCCTAAAACCTGGAATGAAAAGAAAAATCTGACTTCTTCTTGGAACGAAGAACTGAGAGATATTATCCGAAGGGAAAAAAAATCTTTGGAAGATACGGAATACTGGAAACATATAAAGGAATCCGTTATCGAAAAAGTAGAGATCGTAAATCCAAGATTCACTACGGAATCCTAG
- a CDS encoding histidine phosphatase family protein: MSVIYLIRHGQANSTGEDYDLLTDKGKEQAFALGKYMASNGDFPDKIISGTMRRHKETAEFFMKGIGSIRSDLKTGSDFHSFDPNWNEFPSELWKKYAEHLSGTKPEFQRSLLQFSKVRLKGGVRSAALFFKLTEEILSVWRKGDFTPEGIETFANFQSRVDLACDTYFQPSDAEKLFIFTSGTPISLTLKKMLRQDEDVFTWMPWIWNSSVSMFRWVRGRYIPVSLNFLPHIPTKSDRTLY, from the coding sequence ATGTCCGTAATATATCTGATTCGCCACGGACAGGCGAACTCCACTGGAGAAGATTACGATCTATTGACCGATAAGGGAAAGGAACAAGCTTTTGCCCTTGGAAAGTATATGGCTTCTAATGGGGATTTTCCGGATAAGATCATCTCCGGGACAATGAGAAGGCATAAGGAAACCGCGGAATTTTTTATGAAAGGGATCGGTTCTATACGTTCCGATCTCAAAACAGGATCCGATTTTCATTCATTCGATCCGAACTGGAATGAATTTCCTTCCGAGTTATGGAAGAAGTATGCGGAACATCTTTCCGGAACAAAACCAGAATTCCAAAGATCCTTATTACAATTTTCTAAAGTTAGATTAAAAGGTGGAGTTAGATCCGCCGCTCTGTTCTTTAAACTGACGGAAGAGATCTTATCCGTCTGGAGAAAAGGGGATTTTACCCCCGAAGGAATAGAAACTTTCGCAAACTTTCAATCCAGAGTGGATCTTGCCTGCGATACATATTTCCAGCCTTCCGATGCGGAAAAACTTTTTATTTTTACTTCAGGCACGCCGATCTCTTTGACTTTGAAGAAGATGCTTAGACAAGACGAAGATGTTTTTACTTGGATGCCTTGGATCTGGAATAGTTCCGTAAGTATGTTCCGTTGGGTAAGAGGCAGATATATACCCGTGAGTTTAAACTTCCTTCCTCATATTCCGACTAAGAGTGATAGAACACTCTATTAA
- a CDS encoding sensor histidine kinase: MGSIFVLILFLLIYFTDETELLRIYDNIHWTSSIAIATITAWFGYRSSEGETKRFRLWFFLGLLSYFIGQVVWDIQAISKFYSFPAPSDLFYPWLGPFFAVGFARFLKDRVPSNRMKVAVMDALGLAIAVLAVTLVLYLSKKEDRPWFQLLTLSVYPVFTLSAACIGVLMKPSLRLKADFSFLCLVIGLAGMGISWLQWNSIFLIVVPEDGTLTNAGFSASILLLGYGTLTWAPDPSGEIERESATESGLLRILPLLEVIVCSAAIILSLTLPGLPEIIRLVIWFSAGVMVVIASLRQSLLVADLATAELVIRNANKELEVTVAERTEELRSTNTYLVTANDKLRSAMDELKKTQENLVRSEKMAVLGRLMAGIAHELNTPLGAIRSSTEGIRSILSEPWEKLLKDYSSFNKEEREFWGILFKNGGTVNSDFDSKEERSKRKRSEVILREFGIENSLVMADALTDLGISPDQVSELAEKIPKGERGWMIVSNASALSSISRSSQLILDASIKASRVIQALKSYASGEGDWKPHSESVSPKEQIENIITLYYSKMKNKVIVDINIPESASVSGDPERLYLIWTNLITNALHAMNYSGRIFVDAERKDEFWEISVQDTGTGVPAEIKDRIFDPFFTTKSPGEGTGLGLDICKNVAEEHGGSIRFISSEEGTTFYVTLPASP, translated from the coding sequence TTGGGATCTATATTCGTTCTAATACTTTTTCTTCTCATATATTTCACGGATGAAACGGAATTATTACGGATTTACGATAATATACATTGGACTTCGTCTATCGCGATCGCTACGATCACTGCTTGGTTCGGTTATAGATCCTCTGAAGGAGAAACCAAAAGGTTTAGGCTTTGGTTTTTTCTAGGGCTTCTTTCTTATTTTATTGGTCAAGTGGTTTGGGATATCCAGGCCATTTCCAAGTTCTATAGTTTTCCTGCACCAAGCGATCTATTCTATCCTTGGTTAGGGCCATTCTTCGCTGTAGGTTTCGCTCGATTCTTAAAAGATAGGGTTCCATCTAACAGAATGAAGGTGGCGGTGATGGATGCGCTAGGACTTGCGATTGCAGTCCTTGCGGTAACCCTAGTATTATATCTTTCTAAAAAGGAAGATAGGCCTTGGTTCCAGTTACTGACCTTGTCGGTTTATCCTGTATTCACATTGTCTGCTGCCTGTATCGGTGTCTTAATGAAACCTTCCTTACGTTTAAAGGCGGATTTTTCCTTTTTATGTTTGGTGATCGGGCTCGCAGGAATGGGGATCAGTTGGTTACAATGGAATTCTATTTTTTTGATAGTTGTTCCGGAAGATGGGACCTTAACTAACGCAGGATTTTCAGCAAGTATCTTGCTTCTAGGATATGGAACCTTGACCTGGGCTCCCGATCCTTCCGGAGAGATAGAAAGAGAATCCGCAACTGAAAGCGGGCTTTTAAGAATTCTTCCCTTATTAGAAGTGATCGTTTGTTCTGCAGCAATCATCCTTTCCTTAACTCTGCCGGGCCTTCCTGAGATCATTCGGTTGGTGATCTGGTTTTCCGCGGGAGTGATGGTGGTGATAGCGAGTCTCAGACAAAGTTTACTCGTGGCGGACTTAGCAACCGCAGAACTTGTGATCCGGAATGCAAATAAAGAATTAGAAGTTACGGTTGCGGAAAGAACGGAAGAATTAAGATCAACTAATACGTATTTGGTGACTGCAAACGATAAACTCAGATCGGCAATGGACGAACTCAAAAAAACCCAGGAGAACTTGGTTCGATCCGAAAAAATGGCGGTCTTAGGAAGATTGATGGCAGGGATCGCTCACGAATTAAATACTCCGTTAGGCGCGATTCGCTCTTCTACAGAAGGTATACGTTCTATTCTAAGCGAACCCTGGGAAAAACTTCTAAAAGATTATTCCAGTTTTAATAAGGAAGAAAGGGAATTTTGGGGGATCTTATTCAAGAATGGAGGCACAGTTAACTCTGATTTCGATTCCAAGGAAGAAAGATCCAAAAGAAAAAGATCTGAAGTCATTCTGAGAGAATTCGGGATCGAAAATTCTCTAGTAATGGCGGATGCTTTGACCGATCTGGGAATTTCTCCGGATCAGGTTTCCGAATTAGCGGAGAAGATCCCAAAAGGAGAAAGAGGATGGATGATAGTCAGTAATGCATCCGCTCTTTCCAGTATTTCCAGATCCAGCCAACTCATCCTGGATGCTTCTATCAAAGCTTCCAGAGTGATCCAGGCATTAAAAAGTTATGCTTCGGGAGAAGGGGACTGGAAACCTCATTCAGAGTCCGTTTCTCCTAAAGAACAGATAGAGAATATTATTACATTATATTATTCTAAAATGAAAAACAAGGTGATTGTGGATATAAATATCCCTGAATCCGCAAGCGTGTCGGGGGATCCGGAAAGATTATACCTTATATGGACTAATCTGATCACAAACGCATTACACGCCATGAACTATTCAGGAAGAATATTCGTGGATGCGGAAAGAAAAGATGAGTTCTGGGAAATTTCAGTCCAGGACACGGGTACTGGAGTACCGGCAGAGATCAAGGATAGGATTTTTGATCCATTCTTCACTACTAAATCTCCTGGAGAAGGAACCGGACTTGGTCTGGATATTTGCAAAAATGTGGCAGAAGAACATGGAGGTTCCATCCGATTTATCAGCTCGGAAGAAGGTACAACATTCTACGTTACCCTCCCTGCCTCGCCCTAA
- a CDS encoding sensor histidine kinase, which translates to MNGPKSGNVYRDIFEQSPIGLMIFDRQGKIIEANDSSLRFLRAGRDKIIGLSYSNLKDTRVSSLIGKGLSGEASDYEGPYNTTVSGLLLQVRIRVNPLFDDSGIFGVTLIFEDLTERKKTEEKLAVTLSDIRIAQEALEEHEVKFKTLFESAGEAIFLMDDRIFLECNPKTEEMFGCKREDIIGASPVDFSPEMQPDGLPSSRKAFEKIQAAFAGKPQTFDWVHCRKDRTNFDAEVTLTSVTLNGKALLQAIVRDISERKKAEEEIRKLNEDLEQKVVLRTEELKATNTYLENTNKDLLTALDELKSTQAQLVQSEKMAVLGQLIAGIAHEVNTPLGAIISSNEGIQSVFRQDWEKLLCEFADLDAQERESWKKIFTKGSIFPDFYDSSEERKNRKIIRETLQNLGFPSSEFLSENLAELGIRIEDIPELVRDIHKDKFPTLVANAYNLSGILRYSNVVREAASKAARVIRALKTYVYQDHTGISLIDIREQMDLVLTLYYNKVKQGVEIRRNFADNSLVKGQADQLTQVWANLINNAFQAISYQGRLDLESSIKDNYLIVSVTDDGPGVPKEIQDRIFEPFFTTKEKGEGSGLGLDICKKIVERHQGKMDFDSSPGKTTFRVYLPLAEKF; encoded by the coding sequence ATGAACGGACCTAAGAGCGGCAACGTATATCGAGATATATTCGAACAATCTCCTATCGGACTCATGATCTTCGATAGGCAGGGCAAAATTATAGAAGCAAACGATTCTTCTCTGCGTTTCTTAAGAGCGGGAAGAGATAAGATCATCGGACTTTCCTATTCCAACTTAAAAGACACAAGAGTTTCCTCGTTGATCGGCAAGGGTTTAAGCGGAGAAGCTTCCGATTACGAAGGACCTTATAATACTACGGTTAGCGGGCTGTTATTGCAGGTCCGCATCAGAGTGAATCCTCTCTTTGATGATTCAGGGATTTTCGGCGTTACCTTGATCTTCGAAGATCTTACGGAAAGAAAAAAGACGGAAGAAAAATTAGCTGTCACACTTTCGGATATTCGTATCGCTCAAGAAGCATTAGAAGAACACGAGGTCAAATTTAAAACATTATTCGAATCTGCGGGAGAGGCGATCTTCCTCATGGATGATCGGATCTTTTTAGAATGTAATCCTAAAACGGAAGAGATGTTCGGTTGTAAAAGAGAAGATATTATAGGAGCTTCTCCTGTGGATTTTTCTCCTGAGATGCAGCCGGATGGTCTTCCTTCTTCTCGGAAAGCATTCGAAAAAATACAGGCTGCCTTTGCGGGTAAGCCCCAAACTTTCGATTGGGTGCATTGTAGAAAGGACAGAACCAATTTTGATGCGGAAGTGACCTTAACTTCCGTAACTCTGAACGGAAAAGCCTTATTACAAGCGATCGTAAGAGATATTTCCGAGAGAAAAAAAGCGGAAGAGGAGATCCGAAAACTAAACGAGGATCTGGAACAAAAAGTAGTTCTTAGAACGGAAGAGCTGAAGGCAACGAATACTTATTTAGAAAATACGAATAAAGATCTGCTCACGGCATTAGATGAATTAAAATCTACTCAGGCACAATTAGTACAATCCGAAAAGATGGCCGTACTCGGACAATTGATCGCAGGCATCGCTCATGAGGTGAATACTCCTTTAGGTGCGATCATCTCTTCGAACGAAGGGATCCAAAGTGTGTTCCGCCAAGATTGGGAAAAATTACTCTGCGAATTTGCGGACCTGGATGCCCAAGAAAGAGAATCCTGGAAGAAAATTTTCACAAAAGGAAGTATTTTTCCCGACTTCTATGATTCTTCCGAAGAAAGGAAAAATAGAAAAATCATTAGAGAAACATTACAAAATCTTGGATTCCCATCTTCCGAGTTTTTGTCCGAAAATTTAGCCGAATTAGGAATAAGAATAGAGGATATTCCGGAACTAGTCCGAGACATTCATAAAGACAAATTTCCTACCTTAGTTGCGAACGCTTATAATCTCTCCGGGATTTTGAGATACAGTAATGTAGTAAGAGAGGCTGCTTCTAAGGCTGCCAGGGTGATACGAGCTTTAAAAACCTACGTATACCAGGACCATACAGGTATCAGTTTGATCGATATTAGGGAACAGATGGATCTTGTTCTTACACTATATTATAATAAGGTAAAGCAAGGAGTGGAGATCCGCAGGAATTTTGCGGACAACTCGCTCGTAAAGGGACAAGCAGATCAGTTGACCCAGGTTTGGGCCAACCTGATCAATAATGCATTCCAAGCCATTTCTTATCAGGGTAGATTGGATCTGGAATCTTCGATCAAAGATAATTATCTGATCGTTTCCGTGACTGACGACGGACCCGGCGTTCCGAAAGAGATCCAAGATAGAATTTTCGAACCATTCTTTACCACAAAAGAAAAAGGAGAAGGAAGCGGACTCGGTCTGGATATTTGCAAAAAGATCGTAGAAAGACACCAAGGAAAAATGGATTTCGATTCTTCTCCGGGAAAGACTACATTCAGGGTTTATCTACCTTTAGCGGAAAAATTTTAA
- a CDS encoding glutathione S-transferase family protein gives MIELYTAGTPNGKKASIMLEELGIPYTVHPIDFSKLEQKEEWYLKINPNGRIPAIIDKDNGDFPVFESGAILIYLAEKYGKFLPKDPKERSIAIQWLMFQMGGVGPMQGQANHFVKFAPEKIPYAMNRYVDETKRLYSVLERRLKESEYLAGSELSIADIATWPWVKARSYIDLSLDDYPKLKAWEEKLGARPAFIKGSEIPKKS, from the coding sequence TTGATCGAATTATATACCGCAGGGACGCCTAACGGAAAAAAAGCTTCCATTATGCTGGAAGAATTAGGGATCCCTTATACAGTACATCCAATCGACTTCAGCAAATTAGAACAAAAAGAAGAATGGTATCTTAAAATCAACCCGAACGGCAGGATCCCTGCCATTATAGATAAAGATAATGGAGATTTTCCGGTTTTTGAATCGGGAGCGATCCTGATCTATCTCGCGGAAAAATACGGAAAATTTTTACCTAAAGATCCTAAAGAAAGATCCATCGCTATCCAATGGCTCATGTTCCAAATGGGTGGAGTGGGTCCAATGCAAGGACAAGCAAATCATTTCGTTAAGTTTGCGCCTGAAAAAATTCCTTACGCGATGAACCGTTATGTGGACGAAACAAAACGTCTATATTCAGTTCTGGAAAGACGTTTGAAAGAATCAGAATACCTTGCAGGAAGTGAGTTGAGTATTGCAGACATCGCAACCTGGCCTTGGGTAAAAGCCAGATCCTATATAGATCTTTCTTTGGATGATTATCCAAAACTTAAGGCATGGGAAGAAAAATTAGGAGCAAGACCCGCTTTCATCAAAGGAAGCGAAATCCCTAAAAAATCTTGA
- a CDS encoding MAPEG family protein — translation MESSWQVFAIVSVILFLKLLSTSIVQGLVRIKTKTFRWKEDAEFFTNSFPATDDHTIVATANGVFRNDLENIPIFLFLLIGYIHTYSWHEGTIIYSGIFIVSRILHAIFYFLHKQPWRNIAYDLGILSMLLLSGHIIHSVFFA, via the coding sequence ATGGAATCTTCTTGGCAGGTCTTTGCGATCGTTTCAGTAATTCTGTTTTTAAAATTACTTTCCACTTCCATCGTTCAGGGTTTGGTCCGGATAAAAACAAAAACATTCCGCTGGAAAGAAGATGCAGAATTTTTCACAAATTCATTTCCGGCAACAGACGATCATACGATAGTCGCAACCGCAAACGGAGTATTCAGGAACGATTTGGAGAATATTCCAATTTTCTTATTCTTACTGATAGGATACATCCATACTTACAGCTGGCATGAGGGAACGATCATCTATTCCGGAATATTTATAGTGTCCAGGATACTTCATGCGATCTTTTATTTTCTTCATAAACAACCCTGGAGAAATATCGCATATGATTTGGGAATTTTGAGTATGCTACTTCTCTCCGGGCACATCATTCATTCCGTATTTTTCGCCTGA
- a CDS encoding PaaI family thioesterase: MTAEDIYRHIKASQNGQDWHHKNCFGCGPENKRGLHASFPFHEPSGEVRFTWTIDKDFEGAPGYAHGGALATLLDESQGVLCFHLGHFVMTDQLYMRYYKACPLGEELEVRCWVTMVRRRRLYTKGTVHLKKTGELLLSSKARWYDMPDRVFSRMFQGTAFPVDIILKVLEENQKRGKEIRKRLKKEKLRSE; encoded by the coding sequence ATGACTGCGGAAGACATTTATAGACATATCAAGGCCAGCCAAAATGGACAAGACTGGCATCATAAAAATTGTTTCGGTTGCGGACCGGAAAATAAAAGAGGCTTACACGCTAGCTTTCCTTTTCATGAACCGAGTGGAGAAGTCCGTTTTACTTGGACCATAGATAAAGATTTCGAAGGAGCACCAGGTTATGCTCATGGAGGAGCGCTTGCCACTCTATTAGATGAGTCACAAGGTGTTTTATGTTTTCATTTAGGTCATTTTGTGATGACCGATCAATTGTACATGCGTTATTATAAAGCATGTCCTTTAGGAGAAGAGTTAGAAGTCCGCTGCTGGGTCACAATGGTCAGACGCAGAAGGCTTTATACAAAAGGAACTGTACATCTGAAAAAAACAGGAGAACTTCTTCTTTCCTCAAAGGCTCGCTGGTATGATATGCCCGACAGAGTATTCTCGAGAATGTTCCAAGGCACCGCATTTCCAGTGGATATCATTCTCAAAGTTCTGGAAGAGAACCAAAAAAGAGGAAAAGAGATCAGGAAACGACTGAAAAAAGAGAAACTGAGATCCGAGTAA
- a CDS encoding zinc-binding dehydrogenase: MKAAVLESGKRNLIIKEVPIPQLGPEQVKVRIKACGICGSDLHLVLHGTLKCKHYPQIPGHEASGVVEEVGEKVTRIKKGDRVVIAAGTSCGVCSHCLAGRENLCKEIGVFGFDREGSFAEFNIVEERYLYPLPDSVPFEQGAILADAVSTPYNAIKFRGKIQDGDNVAVFGCGGLGIHGVVIARALTKGKVIALDVDRGALENASAYGADEVVNLREIKNPGKTLKEICKGGVDLLADFSGRMTNIEESLRAMNPGGRMVLVGIGREPLKFSIPFSIIEKQITVAGSYGSDRRAIPELIDLYVQGKLNLSRSITDVRKLEDINQSLQDLEERKGNPIRFVISP, from the coding sequence ATGAAGGCCGCAGTATTAGAATCCGGAAAAAGAAATTTGATCATCAAAGAGGTTCCAATACCTCAACTTGGACCAGAGCAAGTTAAAGTAAGGATCAAAGCCTGCGGTATTTGCGGTTCTGATCTACATTTAGTATTACATGGAACCTTAAAGTGTAAACATTATCCTCAGATCCCTGGACATGAAGCTTCCGGTGTGGTGGAAGAAGTAGGGGAAAAAGTCACTCGTATCAAAAAGGGTGATCGAGTGGTGATCGCTGCAGGAACAAGCTGCGGTGTATGTTCTCATTGTCTGGCAGGAAGAGAAAATCTTTGCAAAGAGATCGGAGTATTCGGTTTCGATAGAGAAGGTAGTTTCGCAGAATTTAATATAGTAGAAGAGCGTTATCTATATCCTTTACCTGACTCGGTTCCATTCGAACAAGGTGCTATCTTAGCGGACGCGGTTTCCACTCCTTATAATGCGATCAAGTTCAGAGGAAAGATCCAAGATGGAGATAATGTTGCCGTTTTCGGATGCGGTGGACTTGGAATTCACGGAGTAGTGATCGCAAGAGCATTGACCAAGGGTAAAGTGATCGCCTTGGATGTGGATAGAGGAGCACTAGAAAACGCTAGCGCTTACGGTGCAGACGAAGTGGTAAATCTAAGAGAAATAAAAAATCCGGGTAAAACCTTAAAGGAAATTTGCAAAGGTGGAGTGGACCTTCTCGCAGACTTTTCAGGAAGAATGACAAATATAGAAGAGTCACTTCGTGCAATGAATCCTGGAGGAAGAATGGTGCTCGTAGGAATAGGAAGAGAGCCCTTAAAGTTTTCCATCCCATTCTCCATTATTGAAAAACAGATCACTGTTGCGGGTTCTTATGGTTCGGACAGAAGGGCCATCCCTGAATTGATAGATCTATATGTGCAGGGAAAATTGAATCTTAGCAGATCGATTACGGATGTGAGAAAATTAGAGGACATCAACCAAAGTCTACAGGATCTGGAAGAAAGAAAAGGAAATCCGATCCGATTCGTGATCTCTCCTTAA